The following proteins are co-located in the Paenibacillus sp. JNUCC32 genome:
- the rsmG gene encoding 16S rRNA (guanine(527)-N(7))-methyltransferase RsmG: MDDIQKAFVDRLGEHGITIDEKQLHQFEMYYEVLVEWNEKMNLTGITEREQVYTKHFYDSITLAFYVDMNKIANLADIGSGAGFPGIPLKICFPHLKLTIVDSLNKRITFLKHVADTLGLSGVELIHGRAEEVARKHGYRDGFDLVTARAVARMAVLNEFCLPFTKVGGQFAAMKGSDPTEEVKEAARSLKELRGALNKVHSFSLPVEESGRHIVVIDKKGATPSKYPRKAGTASKTPIV; this comes from the coding sequence GCGAGCACGGGATCACGATTGACGAGAAACAGCTTCATCAGTTTGAGATGTATTACGAAGTGCTGGTGGAATGGAATGAGAAAATGAATTTAACCGGGATAACCGAACGGGAGCAGGTTTATACGAAGCATTTTTATGATTCGATTACGCTTGCCTTTTACGTGGATATGAACAAGATCGCCAATCTGGCGGATATCGGATCAGGTGCCGGCTTCCCGGGAATTCCGTTAAAAATCTGTTTTCCCCATCTCAAGCTGACGATTGTAGATTCGCTGAATAAACGAATTACGTTTCTGAAGCATGTTGCGGATACCCTCGGACTGTCCGGGGTTGAGCTGATCCATGGGCGCGCGGAAGAGGTTGCCCGCAAACATGGGTACCGTGACGGGTTCGACCTGGTCACGGCAAGAGCGGTAGCTCGAATGGCTGTATTGAATGAGTTCTGCCTGCCTTTCACGAAGGTAGGGGGACAATTCGCGGCGATGAAGGGCAGTGACCCTACGGAAGAAGTGAAGGAGGCGGCCCGCAGTTTGAAAGAGCTGAGAGGGGCGTTGAACAAGGTTCATTCGTTCTCTTTGCCTGTAGAGGAATCTGGCCGGCATATTGTGGTGATCGATAAAAAGGGAGCCACGCCTTCCAAGTATCCCCGTAAGGCGGGTACGGCCAGCAAAACGCCGATCGTGTAA
- the noc gene encoding nucleoid occlusion protein: MKEQFSRLFGLAAERNQGDEVKQIPVNEVVSSPYQPRTIFDDEKIDELLQTIKTHGVIQPIVVRVRNGVYEIIAGERRWRAVKKLGLDTIPAIVREFNDSQAASIALIENLQREGLTSIEEAVAYQKLIDLHQLTQESLAQRLGKSQSTIANKIRLLQLPEAAKVALMERKVTERHARALLSLDNEETQLKVLDEIITKELNVKQTEARIAFYKEVTTMKKAKRISYSKDVRLALNTIRQSIDMVSGSGMAIKTTENDHDDHYEIVIKIPKR, from the coding sequence ATGAAAGAACAATTTTCGAGATTGTTTGGCTTAGCGGCAGAGCGGAACCAAGGGGATGAAGTGAAACAAATCCCGGTAAACGAGGTTGTCAGCAGCCCATACCAGCCACGGACGATTTTTGATGACGAGAAGATTGATGAGCTGCTTCAGACGATTAAAACCCATGGAGTTATTCAGCCTATCGTCGTTCGCGTTCGAAATGGCGTGTATGAGATCATTGCAGGGGAACGCCGCTGGCGTGCGGTTAAGAAGCTGGGTCTGGACACGATTCCGGCCATTGTTCGGGAGTTCAACGATTCACAAGCAGCCTCCATTGCGTTAATCGAGAATCTGCAGCGTGAAGGTCTTACCTCGATTGAAGAGGCAGTAGCTTACCAGAAGTTGATCGATCTTCACCAATTAACGCAGGAGAGCTTGGCACAGCGACTAGGCAAAAGCCAGTCCACGATTGCAAACAAGATTCGTTTGCTGCAGCTGCCGGAAGCGGCCAAAGTGGCTTTGATGGAACGCAAGGTCACTGAGCGTCATGCGCGTGCACTGCTTTCCTTGGATAATGAAGAAACCCAGCTTAAAGTGCTGGACGAAATCATTACCAAAGAACTGAATGTGAAACAGACGGAAGCACGTATCGCCTTTTATAAAGAAGTAACGACAATGAAGAAGGCCAAGCGCATATCGTATAGTAAGGATGTTCGCCTGGCCCTGAATACGATTCGTCAATCGATTGATATGGTATCCGGTTCCGGGATGGCGATCAAAACAACGGAGAATGATCACGATGATCACTATGAAATCGTTATAAAAATACCTAAACGTTAA
- a CDS encoding ParA family protein: protein MSKIIAIANQKGGVGKTTTSVNLGAGLASLGKRVLLVDIDPQGNTTSGVGINKADVANCIYDIIINEVHPKDAICGTNIEGLDIIPATIQLAGAEIELVPTISREVRLKKSLQLVKPQYDYILIDCPPSLGILTINSLTAADSVIIPIQCEYYALEGLSQLLNTVRLVQKHLNTSLKIEGVLLTMLDARTNLGIQVIEEVKKYFQEKVYKTIIPRNIRLSEAPSHGQSIITYDPRSKGAEVYLELAKEVISYE from the coding sequence GTGTCAAAGATAATTGCCATAGCAAATCAAAAGGGCGGTGTCGGCAAAACGACGACTTCCGTCAATCTGGGAGCTGGATTGGCTTCGCTAGGCAAACGGGTGCTTTTGGTGGATATAGACCCCCAAGGTAACACAACGAGTGGGGTTGGCATTAACAAAGCCGATGTTGCAAATTGCATTTACGATATTATCATCAATGAAGTACACCCGAAGGACGCCATCTGTGGGACTAATATCGAAGGTTTGGACATCATTCCGGCCACCATTCAATTGGCTGGCGCCGAGATTGAGCTTGTTCCAACGATTTCTCGTGAAGTACGATTGAAGAAATCACTCCAATTAGTCAAACCCCAGTATGATTATATTTTGATTGATTGTCCTCCATCGCTTGGCATTTTAACGATCAATTCATTGACCGCGGCCGATTCGGTTATCATCCCGATTCAATGTGAATATTACGCATTGGAAGGTTTGAGTCAGCTGCTGAATACGGTTCGCCTCGTTCAGAAGCATCTGAATACATCACTCAAGATAGAAGGCGTATTGCTGACGATGCTGGATGCGCGTACGAATCTGGGCATTCAGGTGATTGAAGAAGTGAAGAAGTATTTTCAGGAAAAAGTGTACAAAACGATTATCCCGAGAAATATTCGTTTGAGTGAGGCACCGTCTCATGGGCAGTCGATCATTACGTATGATCCCCGTTCAAAGGGAGCGGAAGTATACTTGGAGCTGGCAAAGGAAGTGATCTCTTATGAGTAA
- a CDS encoding ParB/RepB/Spo0J family partition protein, whose protein sequence is MSKRLGKGLDALIPSLSIHDDDKVVEIPLSQLRANPYQPRKTFNDEAIQELAESIRQHGVIQPIIVRSVLKGYEIIAGERRFRASQYCGKATIPAVVRSFSDQQVMEIALIENLQRENLNAMEIAVAYQGLMEQFSLTQEELSLKVGKSRSHIANFLRLLSLPEEVKENVSRGTLSMGHARAIVGIKDPILVKQLAKQCVEQEWSVRELEEAVKNLDRKPADKAKPKVKNRDPYIDHLEEDLRERFKTTVKIKHNKDKGKIELNYYSKQDLERLLELLQ, encoded by the coding sequence ATGAGTAAACGTTTGGGAAAAGGGCTGGATGCGCTGATTCCATCTTTGTCTATTCATGATGATGACAAGGTAGTGGAAATTCCGCTCAGTCAATTGCGAGCGAATCCGTATCAGCCGCGAAAGACTTTTAACGATGAGGCAATCCAGGAGCTGGCGGAATCGATCCGTCAGCATGGTGTGATTCAACCGATTATTGTCCGCAGCGTGCTGAAGGGCTATGAGATTATTGCCGGGGAGCGAAGATTCCGGGCATCCCAATATTGTGGCAAAGCAACGATACCGGCGGTGGTTCGTTCCTTCAGCGACCAACAAGTAATGGAGATTGCCCTCATTGAGAACTTGCAGCGCGAGAATCTGAACGCCATGGAGATTGCGGTAGCTTATCAAGGGCTTATGGAACAATTTTCCTTAACCCAAGAAGAGTTGTCATTGAAGGTCGGTAAATCTCGTTCCCATATCGCTAACTTTTTGCGATTGCTTTCGTTACCAGAAGAAGTGAAGGAAAATGTTTCACGTGGAACATTGTCGATGGGACATGCTAGAGCGATCGTGGGAATTAAGGATCCGATTCTTGTTAAACAGCTGGCGAAACAATGCGTGGAGCAGGAATGGAGTGTCCGCGAATTGGAGGAAGCGGTTAAGAATCTGGACCGCAAACCAGCGGATAAAGCGAAGCCTAAGGTCAAGAATCGCGATCCTTATATCGATCATCTGGAAGAGGATCTTAGAGAACGATTTAAAACGACCGTCAAAATTAAGCACAATAAGGATAAAGGGAAGATTGAGCTTAATTATTATAGCAAGCAGGATTTGGAACGATTGTTGGAACTTCTTCAATAA
- a CDS encoding aminotransferase class V-fold PLP-dependent enzyme: protein MDPIVYLDHAATSWPKPPEVFEAMKRAMEEAAANPGRGSHRMAVKASRVLYGTRKTLADLFGVKNPNDIALTSNTTEALNLAIKGCLREGDHVIATMIEHNSVRRPLEYLKRTRGIQVDYVPVDEEGQLDLQLIEGAFRSNTRLVVCSHSSNLLGSIIPLVEIGELAKKKGAILLVDAAQSAGMLDIHVEKMHVGMLAFPGHKGLLGPQGTGGLYISPDIDLEPLLHGGTGSQSEAIEQPTVRPDRYEAGTPNTIGYAGLQAGVQKVLEWTQQHIYRHEWELTQYMMEGLQEVRGLRLLGPALGKERTGIVAFVSEKFDASEIAFRLDREYGIAVRAGYHCTPLAHMASGTEHTGAVRASVGISTSRDEIEFMRKAIKEIHS, encoded by the coding sequence ATGGACCCGATCGTTTATCTGGATCATGCCGCCACTTCGTGGCCCAAGCCTCCTGAAGTGTTTGAGGCGATGAAGAGGGCCATGGAAGAGGCGGCTGCAAACCCGGGACGAGGCAGTCACCGAATGGCGGTGAAGGCATCCCGAGTCCTTTATGGGACTCGGAAGACGCTGGCAGATTTGTTTGGGGTGAAGAACCCCAACGATATTGCGTTGACATCGAATACGACCGAAGCACTTAATTTAGCCATCAAAGGGTGTTTGCGTGAAGGCGATCATGTCATTGCGACGATGATTGAGCATAATTCTGTGCGTAGGCCGCTTGAATATTTGAAACGCACCCGGGGGATACAAGTAGACTATGTTCCCGTTGATGAGGAAGGTCAGCTTGATCTGCAACTAATCGAGGGGGCCTTTCGTTCTAATACCAGGCTTGTTGTGTGCAGTCATAGTTCCAATCTGCTTGGTTCCATTATTCCACTTGTTGAGATAGGAGAACTGGCGAAGAAGAAAGGGGCTATACTGCTAGTGGATGCTGCCCAAAGTGCCGGTATGCTGGATATTCATGTGGAGAAGATGCACGTGGGTATGCTGGCGTTTCCCGGGCATAAAGGGCTTCTGGGGCCACAAGGAACAGGGGGGCTGTATATCTCGCCTGATATTGATCTGGAACCATTGCTGCATGGAGGTACCGGCAGTCAATCGGAGGCTATTGAACAGCCGACGGTGCGTCCGGATCGATATGAGGCAGGAACGCCGAATACGATTGGATATGCGGGATTGCAAGCGGGTGTGCAGAAGGTGCTTGAATGGACACAGCAGCATATTTACCGGCATGAATGGGAGTTAACGCAATATATGATGGAGGGCCTGCAAGAGGTGAGAGGCCTTCGTTTACTCGGTCCTGCTCTTGGAAAAGAACGGACAGGCATCGTGGCTTTTGTGTCTGAAAAATTCGACGCGTCCGAAATAGCCTTTCGACTGGACCGGGAATATGGGATTGCCGTGCGTGCCGGTTATCATTGTACACCGCTTGCCCATATGGCATCAGGAACGGAACATACGGGTGCAGTCAGAGCGAGCGTTGGAATTTCTACGAGCCGTGACGAAATCGAATTCATGCGAAAAGCGATCAAGGAAATTCACAGTTAA
- a CDS encoding DUF4446 family protein, with protein sequence MSELNELIMEQLHWFVVGMVMIILILWITLIVQGAKLRKMKRRYDAMMAGSGVEDIESLLVQLKIQMDEIEEGHASHQKMLDSINGSLKGMKSKVGIVRYNAFGERGNEMSFSLAILSEEEEGIVLTGLHNRESSYVYAKPLKDGQSKYPLSPEEKEAVTLALQEGKNGSTL encoded by the coding sequence ATGTCTGAATTAAATGAATTGATCATGGAGCAGCTTCATTGGTTTGTCGTCGGAATGGTCATGATCATCTTGATCTTATGGATAACCTTAATTGTTCAAGGGGCAAAATTGCGCAAGATGAAGCGCAGATACGATGCGATGATGGCAGGCAGCGGGGTAGAAGATATCGAATCGCTGCTGGTCCAATTGAAAATCCAAATGGATGAAATTGAAGAAGGGCATGCCAGTCATCAAAAAATGCTGGATTCCATCAACGGCAGCTTGAAAGGAATGAAATCCAAAGTTGGCATCGTCAGATATAATGCATTTGGCGAGCGGGGGAACGAAATGAGCTTCTCCCTGGCTATCCTGAGTGAGGAGGAGGAAGGAATCGTTCTGACCGGTCTGCATAACCGGGAGAGCTCCTATGTGTACGCCAAACCATTGAAGGATGGGCAATCCAAATATCCATTGTCTCCGGAAGAAAAAGAGGCCGTTACTCTTGCGCTGCAAGAAGGGAAGAACGGTTCCACTCTTTGA
- the yyaC gene encoding spore protease YyaC, translating to MNRLSKITSRPEASSLKIPHTDPNIHSAIIHRLLFHLSDARIQHRPLVIVCIGTDRSTGDCLGPLVGTSLARYNSSLFHLYGTLDEPVHAMNLKDTLTAIYEKFDNPFVIGIDACLGQSTSVGSIQIADGPLKPGAGVHKELPPVGDIHVTGIVNVGGFMEYFVLQNTRLSLVMRLSDIIATCLFAGIKEWNRSSLLAAQE from the coding sequence ATGAACCGTCTATCTAAAATCACGTCTCGCCCGGAGGCTTCCAGCTTAAAAATACCACACACGGACCCTAATATCCATTCTGCTATTATACATCGCTTGCTCTTTCATCTTTCCGACGCCCGTATTCAGCACCGGCCGCTTGTCATTGTCTGCATCGGCACCGACCGGTCCACCGGTGACTGCTTGGGGCCACTGGTCGGCACATCGCTTGCCCGCTACAACAGTTCACTGTTCCATCTTTACGGGACGCTGGACGAGCCTGTCCACGCCATGAATCTAAAGGATACGCTGACCGCCATATATGAGAAATTCGATAACCCTTTTGTGATCGGGATTGACGCCTGCTTAGGCCAATCAACCAGCGTAGGCTCCATTCAGATCGCCGATGGCCCTCTTAAGCCTGGAGCCGGCGTACATAAAGAATTACCGCCGGTTGGCGATATCCACGTCACGGGAATCGTCAATGTCGGCGGCTTTATGGAATACTTCGTATTGCAGAACACTCGATTAAGCTTGGTCATGCGGTTATCTGATATTATCGCAACTTGCCTGTTTGCAGGGATCAAAGAGTGGAACCGTTCTTCCCTTCTTGCAGCGCAAGAGTAA
- a CDS encoding DUF3343 domain-containing protein has product MEGAMVIAFDSTQQALRAEMLLEYADIEIDLFPTPKEITAGCALSIQFPPDALKDVQEIIRLEHVEIRGIFALDDNERYINIEE; this is encoded by the coding sequence GTGGAAGGTGCGATGGTGATCGCATTCGATTCCACCCAGCAGGCGCTGCGCGCGGAAATGCTGCTGGAGTATGCGGATATCGAAATAGATCTGTTCCCTACGCCGAAAGAGATCACGGCTGGCTGTGCATTATCGATTCAATTCCCCCCTGATGCGTTAAAGGATGTTCAAGAGATCATCCGGTTGGAGCATGTGGAGATCCGGGGCATTTTTGCGCTTGATGACAACGAGAGGTATATCAACATCGAAGAGTAA
- a CDS encoding mechanosensitive ion channel family protein — MRDFGYLSGETTEDGVDLQTIAEEAEGLKDKIWGWLTNEEMWMNILSSGIRVIIIFILTRLVIRVVYKMIDQFLLRQEKSRIQVNSRRFVTVGELLKNVTSVVCNFVMILIILSEFNFKLGPLLAGAGVLGLAIGFGAQSLVKDVITGFFIIFEDQFAVGDVIKSGEYRGTVEMIGLRTSRVRGLNGETYIIPNGMITSVTNYSLSNSLAIVDLPVKNDQQVKDTITLIQSALTGIMDRRPEVQRTPDVLGIQSLTTSEYVVRIVAECNPNAREAVERQIFTDIKQAIEARELGQERAQG; from the coding sequence ATGAGGGACTTTGGTTACTTGTCTGGGGAGACTACAGAAGATGGTGTAGACTTGCAAACAATAGCTGAGGAGGCAGAGGGCTTGAAAGATAAGATCTGGGGATGGTTAACGAATGAAGAGATGTGGATGAATATTCTGTCATCCGGTATTCGGGTAATCATCATATTTATTCTGACGCGTCTCGTGATCCGGGTTGTGTATAAAATGATTGATCAGTTTCTGCTCCGGCAGGAGAAGAGCCGTATCCAGGTGAACTCAAGACGCTTTGTCACGGTAGGAGAATTGTTAAAAAATGTAACCTCCGTCGTATGTAATTTTGTCATGATCTTAATTATTCTATCGGAGTTCAACTTCAAGCTAGGACCGCTGTTGGCTGGTGCCGGTGTACTGGGTCTTGCCATCGGTTTCGGTGCACAGAGTTTGGTGAAGGACGTTATTACCGGATTCTTCATTATATTCGAGGATCAGTTCGCCGTAGGTGACGTGATTAAGAGCGGCGAGTACCGGGGAACGGTCGAAATGATCGGACTGCGCACATCGCGTGTCAGGGGTCTGAACGGGGAAACCTATATCATTCCGAACGGGATGATTACCAGCGTTACGAACTACTCTCTTTCCAATTCGCTTGCGATAGTGGATCTGCCAGTGAAAAACGATCAGCAGGTGAAGGATACGATCACATTGATTCAATCGGCTCTTACGGGAATCATGGACCGCCGGCCCGAGGTGCAGCGTACGCCGGATGTGCTTGGGATCCAGTCTTTGACAACGTCGGAATATGTGGTGCGCATCGTAGCCGAGTGTAATCCGAATGCCAGGGAAGCCGTGGAACGCCAGATTTTCACCGATATCAAACAGGCCATTGAAGCACGCGAGCTGGGGCAAGAACGCGCTCAGGGTTGA
- a CDS encoding DUF951 domain-containing protein produces MERKVFQLGDIVQMKKPHPCGNNEMEIIRMGMDIRIKCTKCQHSVLIPRVKFEKNMKKVLRSAQESEGAGDTP; encoded by the coding sequence ATGGAGCGCAAGGTTTTTCAGTTAGGGGATATCGTTCAGATGAAGAAGCCCCATCCTTGTGGAAATAATGAGATGGAGATTATTCGCATGGGGATGGATATTCGGATTAAATGCACGAAGTGTCAGCACAGCGTGTTGATCCCCCGTGTAAAGTTCGAGAAGAATATGAAGAAGGTTTTACGTTCGGCGCAGGAATCGGAAGGGGCAGGGGATACACCTTAA
- a CDS encoding YjzC family protein: protein MGEQTEFRAGDKAPNNGIYMEVGVRDHIMGIENPRQIKMSKGDTFPETQNDDRVWLNKRRVQPK, encoded by the coding sequence ATGGGAGAACAGACCGAATTTCGTGCAGGCGACAAAGCGCCAAACAACGGCATTTATATGGAAGTTGGCGTTAGAGACCATATTATGGGCATCGAGAACCCGCGTCAAATTAAAATGAGCAAGGGCGACACCTTTCCTGAAACTCAAAATGATGATCGCGTGTGGTTAAACAAGCGTCGGGTGCAGCCTAAGTAA
- the rpsF gene encoding 30S ribosomal protein S6, with the protein MRKYEVMYIIRPDIEQEAVQAAVDKFQGIISNGGEITKHDVMGKRRLAYEIKKFRDGVYVLVNFNATPEVVAELERLMKISDEVIRYLITNDVA; encoded by the coding sequence ATGCGCAAATATGAAGTGATGTACATTATTCGTCCTGACATTGAACAAGAAGCTGTTCAAGCTGCAGTCGATAAATTCCAAGGCATCATCTCCAACGGCGGAGAAATTACAAAGCATGACGTAATGGGTAAACGCCGTCTTGCGTATGAGATCAAGAAATTCCGTGATGGCGTCTACGTTCTGGTAAACTTCAACGCAACACCTGAAGTTGTAGCTGAGCTTGAGCGTCTCATGAAGATTTCTGACGAAGTCATTCGTTATCTCATCACGAACGACGTTGCTTAA
- the ssb gene encoding single-stranded DNA-binding protein, giving the protein MLNRVILIGRLTKDPELRYTPSGVAVTQFTLAVDRPFTGQGGEREADFIPVVTWRQLAETCANYLRKGRLTAVEGRIQVRNYENNEGKRVYVTEVIADNVRFLESNRETSGGGGNREESSFNGGSNGNSGGGNRGNNNYSRNNNQDPFSDEGKPIDISDDDLPF; this is encoded by the coding sequence TTGTTGAACCGTGTCATTTTGATTGGCCGACTGACTAAGGATCCCGAGCTGCGATATACTCCTTCAGGTGTTGCTGTAACGCAATTTACACTTGCTGTTGATCGTCCGTTTACCGGACAAGGCGGGGAGCGCGAAGCGGATTTCATTCCGGTCGTGACCTGGAGACAGCTTGCGGAGACTTGTGCAAACTATCTGCGCAAAGGCCGTCTGACGGCTGTAGAAGGGCGCATTCAAGTGCGGAATTACGAGAATAACGAAGGTAAGCGTGTATACGTCACCGAAGTCATTGCCGATAATGTTCGCTTCTTGGAGTCAAACCGTGAAACAAGCGGTGGCGGAGGAAATCGTGAGGAATCATCGTTTAACGGAGGAAGCAACGGCAATAGCGGTGGCGGAAACCGGGGGAACAATAACTACTCGCGAAACAACAATCAGGATCCTTTTTCCGATGAAGGAAAACCGATCGATATTTCGGATGATGATTTGCCATTTTAA
- the rpsR gene encoding 30S ribosomal protein S18 encodes MAFKQREGGDNDKRPARRGGRNKRRKVCFFTVNKITHIDYKDTDLLKKFISERGKILPRRVTGTSAKYQRALTIAIKRSRQIALLPYTTE; translated from the coding sequence ATGGCTTTTAAACAAAGAGAAGGCGGAGACAACGACAAAAGACCGGCACGCCGCGGCGGCCGCAACAAGCGTCGTAAAGTATGTTTCTTCACTGTGAACAAAATTACTCACATTGACTATAAAGATACAGACCTGCTCAAGAAATTCATCAGCGAGCGCGGAAAAATCCTGCCTCGTCGTGTAACAGGTACTAGCGCTAAATATCAGCGTGCCCTGACGATTGCGATCAAACGCTCCCGTCAAATCGCATTGCTTCCATACACAACGGAGTAA
- a CDS encoding SOS response-associated peptidase: MCRRFSLSAGLEEVNQRFGIHRVMYYYKSRYNISPTQTMPVIVQEQGERVLDEYRWGLVPYWGKDAVNADITTVDQNPTYRKAIDTRRCVIPCNGLYYWRTVGKRSYAVRTVIGDNEIFGMAGLYETWRDARGNEMRTCTVLMTDANEAISEFETRMPAILSEENMAKWLDPEIQGRHAVHPLLHTYRGQMRIYPVTPLVADDTHDHQQCIEEMDLKLAWVKNL; the protein is encoded by the coding sequence ATGTGCAGAAGATTTTCGCTGTCCGCAGGGCTCGAAGAAGTGAATCAACGCTTTGGCATCCATCGGGTCATGTATTACTACAAGAGCCGATACAACATTAGTCCTACCCAAACCATGCCGGTCATTGTACAGGAACAGGGGGAGCGGGTACTCGATGAGTATCGGTGGGGCTTGGTTCCGTATTGGGGGAAAGATGCGGTCAACGCCGATATTACGACAGTTGATCAGAATCCCACTTATCGCAAAGCGATTGATACGAGACGCTGCGTTATACCTTGCAACGGACTATATTACTGGAGGACGGTCGGCAAACGGAGTTATGCCGTACGGACCGTGATCGGAGATAATGAAATATTCGGGATGGCGGGCCTATACGAGACATGGCGGGATGCCAGAGGAAATGAAATGAGAACCTGCACAGTTCTGATGACGGATGCTAATGAAGCGATATCGGAGTTCGAAACACGGATGCCGGCAATCTTGTCAGAAGAAAATATGGCCAAGTGGCTGGACCCGGAAATCCAGGGAAGGCATGCGGTTCATCCGCTGCTCCATACTTACCGCGGACAGATGCGCATATATCCGGTAACGCCTTTAGTGGCCGACGATACGCATGATCATCAGCAGTGCATTGAAGAAATGGATTTGAAGCTTGCTTGGGTGAAGAACCTGTAG